Genomic DNA from Acidimicrobiales bacterium:
GGGGTGCACGGCGAGTGCAAGCATCCCGCCATGAGCCAGTTCCCGTTGTCACTCGGAGCCCACGTCGGTCAGCAGAACATGACCATGGACGAGATGCGGGCGCTGTGGCGCCGCCTCGACGAGGCGGGCTGCGACTGGATCTCGGCATGGGACCACATCTACGAGGCCCCACCGGCTGGCGGCACGCTCCCCCACTTCGAGGGCGTGGCCACGCTGGGTGCGTTGGCGGCCGACACGACCAACGCCCGGCTCGGTTGCCTGGTGTTCTACGTCGGCTACCGCAACCCGGGACTGCTGGCGAAGGCGGCGGTCACCATCGACCACATCTCGGGCGGTCGCTTCGAGCTGGGCATCGGTGGCGGTTGGCACGAATGGGAGGCGAAGGCGTACGGCTACGACTTCCCGTCCGTGGGCACCCGCCTCGACATGCTCGACGAGGCCACCGAACTCATCACGAGCTTGCTCACCCAAGAGCGCACGACCTTCCAGGGCACGCACTATCGGGCCGAGGACGCGTCATGTCTTCCGCCCCCCGTTCGGGGACACCTCCCGTTGTGGATTGGTGGTGTCGGCGAGAAGCGCACGCTCAAGACCGTCGCAGCGAAGGCGAATGGCTGGAACGCTGCCTACATCCCGCCGGACGAGTTCGGGCGCCTCAACGGCGTGCTCGATCAGTGGTGCGAGAAGCTCGGCCGTGACCCAGGCACGATCGAGCGCTCGGTGAACCTCATGTTCCTGATGGGCGCCGACCAGGCCGGCGCCGACCGGGCCGAGGCTGCGCTGGCCGCCCAGTGGGGGCCGATGGCCGATCGTGTGAAGGGTGGCGCCATCGGCGGACTCCCCGAGCAAGCGATCGACACGGTCAACCGCTACCTCGATGCCGGCGCCGACATGGTCAACATCGCGCTGCGGGCCCCGTTCGACCAGGAGGCGCTCGAGGCCTACCTCACCGAGGTCATGCCCACCGTGCGGGCTTCTCGCTAACCGAAGCGGCGCCAGTTCCCTTCGGAAATGACGTCGACGGTGCCGTCGACCACGGCGATGGCCGTGTCGTCGTCGATGGCGTAGGACGGGCAGTCGAGATCGGCCGCCCACGCCTCGGCGTTGGCCATCGTGTTGGTCGGCAACATCGGGTTGTCGAGGTGGGGGTAGATCGCGAAGTCGACGACACCCAGCGCCCGATCGTCGCCGGTGGGCGAGGGCCAGCCGACGAACGGCTCGCCGATCCGTGGCGTCATCACCATGCTGCCTGCGCTCATACCGACCCACACGGCGTCGAGCGAGGGCAGGAGGTCGGCGAAACCGGACTCGCGCATCCAGTGGGCGAGGTAGAGGGCGTCGCCGCCCGATGCCAACAGCACATCGGCGTCGCGAACCACCGGAACCCAGCGGTCCTCGTCGAGACTCGGCAACGCCGTCAGCTCCAGCATGCCCATCGACTTCCAGCCCAGTTCGACCATGCGCTCGCCAGCCTTCCCGGCGGCGAACTTCCACACCATCTCGCCCGGCCCGAGCACGGGGTGGCCATACATCGCCGTCGGGATGCACAGAGCGCTGCACTCCTCCACCGGTTTGCCGAGCATCGACACCAGGGCGGCGCGGATGCTGGGGTTGCGGACGCCGGCGGAGGTGAGAAGAAGTCGCATGGTGCTCCCGTCGTGGCGCGATCAATGTGAGTGATCGACATGAGGCTATGCGATGCTGTGGCGGCAGGAGGTCGGCTGATGCTGGTTCGAGACGCAACGGTTGCGGACATGGCGCGCTGCCGCGACCTGTACAACGCGCTGATCGACACGACCACTGTCGCATGGACCGAGGAGCATCAGACACTCCGGCAGCGCAAGGCGTGGTTCGCCCGTCAGACTCGCGCTGGCCACCCCGTGCTGGTGGCCGAGCAAGCGGGCGATGTCGTGGGGTTCGCTGCCTACGGCAGCTTTCGCGGCTCGGGCAAGTGGCCGGGGTACCGGTACACGGTCGAGCATACGATCCATGTCGACGGCGCTTGTTGGGGCCAAGGCATCGGGCGTGCGCTCCTACAAGAGCTCATCGAGCGCGGCCGAGCGACGGGAGTGCACGCAATGGTCGGCGCCGTTGATGGCGCCAACATCGAGTCGATCAGATTCCACGAACGCATGGGCTTCGTCGAAGTCGCTCGAATGCCGGAAGTCGGTCGAAAGTTCGATCGTTGGCTGGATCTGGTGCTGATGCAGCGGATCATCTCTACGGCTGACGGACTCGGGTCAGCACAGGTAGGTGCAGGACCGACGACCTGAGCACTTGAACAAGCGGGACTAGTGTGGCGAAACCAGCCATCCGAACATCCCTGAGGAGGCCGACGTGATCTCGAGCATCATCAGCAAGCTGAAGCGCCTACTCGGCCCACCGATGCTCGCGCGTCGGACAAGGGTGTTGGACCGCTTGCCCGAACAGACACAGCGAGACATCGAGGCCAACAACGCCCGCGGCGGCCTGTAGTCGGCGGTTGTGCGCCGAGGGTCGCGTCGTGAAGTTCGGACTGTTCGCTCTCAACTACGGCACGTGCGCGGACCCCTCAGTTGCGGTGCAGGTGGCCCGCTACGCCGAGGACGCCGGCCTCGAGTCGTTGTGGACCGGCGAGCATCTCGTGCTGCCCGATCCGCAACCGGTCGGCGTCCACATGGCGCCGACGCTGCCGTTCCTCGACTCCGTGGTTGCGCTCACGCTCCTCGCGGCGGAGACGACTCGGATCCACCTCGGGAGTGGGATCATCGAGCTGCCGCTGCACCACCCGATCATGCTGGCGAAGCAGTGCGCAAGTATCGATCAGATCTCGAACGGTCGCCTCATCCTCGGGATCGGGGCCGGGCACCTCGTCCCCGAGTTCGATGCCATGGGCGTTCCCATGTCGGAGCGAGGGCGACGCATGGACGAGTACCTCGACGCGATGCGAGCACTGTGGACCATGCCCCAGCCCGAGTATCACGGTGAGCTCGTCTCGTTCAGCGAGATCAATGCCTTCCCCCGACCGGTGGCCCCGGAAGGCATTCCGATCGTCACCGGCGGCGTCAGCGAGGGAGCGCGCCGTCGCACGATCCGGAAGGCGAACGGCTGGTACCTGTTCAACGCCGACCTTGCGATCGTCGAAGAAGCCATGGCAATCATCACCAACGAGCAGCAAGAGATCGAGCGGCCTGAGCACCTCGGGCGCCTCGAGATCTCGGTGACTCCGAACGCTCCAATCGACGCCGCGGCGGTGGAGCGCTACGCCGCCCTCGGTGTGGACCGTCTCATCCTGCTCCCCGACCCAACGGCGGCGAGCGAGGATCGCCACCGCCCGATAGCCGTCGACGACATCCTCCGCACGATCGACCTGATCGCCGAACTCAGCGACGCTCCTCGAGGATGAAGTCTTCGAAACCGTCGTCGGCGACCTGCGTGAGACGGTCGAAGTACTGCGACCCCATGAGGTGGCCGAGGAACTGGCGGGGTTTGCCCGGAATGTTGGCGCCCATGTACCACGAGTCGGTTCGGGGGTAGAGGGTGCGGTTGGCGATGCCGTTGATCTCGGCGTCCCAGCTCGCCTCCTGGGCTTCGGTGGCCTCGATCGAGCCGAGCCCGGCTTCGTCGAGATGACGGATGCACGAGTCGATCCATGCGGTCTGGAGCTCGCCACCCAACGGCATCGTGAAGAACACCCCGGGCGCTCCCGGGCCATGGATCATGAACAGGTTCGGGAACCCGGCGATCGTCATGCCCAAGTGGTTGTCGAACCGCTCCGACCATTTGTCCCTCAGCGCCCGGCCGTCGCGACCCTTCGGATTGAGTCGGAGCATCGAGCCGCTCACGGCGTCGAAGCCGGTGGCGAGCACGAGCATGTCGATCGGATGCTCACCACTCGTTGTACGGATGCCGGACTCGGTGAACGACTCGATCGGGTCGGCGCGTAGGTCGACCAGCGTGACGTTGTCGCGGTTGTAGGTCTCGAAGTAGCCGTTGTCGAGGATGAGACGCTTCGTCCCGAAGGCGTAGTCGGGCATCAGCTTCTCGGCCGTCTCGGGGTCATGCACGATGTCGCGGATCTTGCCCCGCACGAACTCGCCGATCTCGTTGTTCAAGTCTTCGTCGGAGTAGACGCCGGTGTAGCTGTTGATGGCGAGGTGCATACCCCCTCGCTCCCACATCTCCTCGTAGCGAGCCTGGCGCTCCTCGAAGGAGTAGTCGGAGGCGCGGAGCTTGCTCACCTTGAACGGCCAGCCGCCTCGGCGACGCATCGAACCCCGGAGTGTGTCCCACTCCTGCCGGTACTGGTCGAGGTCTTCTTCCGCGAGCGGCTGGTTGCGGGCGGGCAGGGAGAACTGCGGTGTGCGCTGGAACACCGTGACGTGGTCGGCCGTCTTCGCGATCTCGGGGATCGCTTGGATACCGGACGACCCCGTACCGATGACACCGATCCGCTTGCCCTCGAACGACACCGGTTCGTGGGGCCACCGACCGGTGTGGTGGATCTCGCCCACGAAGTCGCCAATGCCGGGATAGGCGGGCGTGTTGGCGACGAAGAGCGCACCCGTGGCGCAGATCAGGAATCGAGCGCTGGCTTGTTGGCCTCCGTCGGTCTCGATCGTCCAGCGCTGGAGCGCTTCGTCGTAGCGGGCGTCGGCGACGACCGTGTCGAAGGTGATGTCCTTCCGGAGATCGAACTTGTCGGCCACGTGCTCGAGGTAGGCGAGCACGTCGGCCTGAGCACTCTGGGTCTCGGGCCACACCCACTCGTTGACCAGATCCTGGCTGAACGTATAGGCGTAGAACGGGCTACTCGGCGCATCGACCCGAGCCCCCGGGTAGCGGTTGTACCACCAGGTGCCGCCCACGTCGCTCGCGCCGTCGAAGGCGCGGACCGACAGGCCCATCTCGTCGCGCAGGTGATGCAGCGCATAGAGCCCACCGAAGCCGGCACCGATGATGATGGCGTCGAAGGTCGGATGGTCGTTCGCTGTCCCCTGAGCGTTCACCACATCGGACACTACAAACGGCCCACACCGCCGATCCAGCCGGGCGGCGAGTGGGGTCTTTCCGAGGGGTGGTGCGCTGATCGACGCTCGATCACGCTTGTACATCTTCAACAACCATTTACTTCATAACAAATAGTTGCATCAGTGTTGTTTACGGTACACATGTTCGCTATTCTTGACCCATGATCCTTGGCGGGACCAACAACACGGCGGACGGATCCGGCGACCTCTCGAACCTTTCGCGAACCGAGCTGCACGAACGGATGCTCGCTGCCGAGACCGCGGCCCGGCAGGCGAAGGCCGACTACTACGAGCTCTGCGCCGAAGCCAAACGCCGCAAGGGACCGTCGATCCACCAGCACCGCAACGAAGCACTCTGGCTCGCCGACTCACTCCGCATGGCCAAAGGCGCCGCCGGCGCGATGCTCAACCGCGGCTCACTCCTGTTCACCACGCATCCCGAACTCGGTGAAGCGTTCCGCGACGGACGCATCGGCGAACACCACCTCGACCTGTTCTGGCGCATCTGGAACAAACCGTGCCTACGGCCGTTCCTGGCTCGCGACCTGGATGGCCTGATCCGCTTCACCAGTCACCCGTGGTACGAGTGCCGCGAACTGTTCACCGCATGGGAAGTCCTGGTCGACCCGATCGACCCCAACGACCACGCCGCCCGTGCGTACGCCGATCGGTCGATGGTCACCACCGACCCCGTCCAACAACAAGTACTACTCGAGATCCTCACCACCACCGCCATCTA
This window encodes:
- a CDS encoding TIGR03619 family F420-dependent LLM class oxidoreductase; its protein translation is MKFGLFALNYGTCADPSVAVQVARYAEDAGLESLWTGEHLVLPDPQPVGVHMAPTLPFLDSVVALTLLAAETTRIHLGSGIIELPLHHPIMLAKQCASIDQISNGRLILGIGAGHLVPEFDAMGVPMSERGRRMDEYLDAMRALWTMPQPEYHGELVSFSEINAFPRPVAPEGIPIVTGGVSEGARRRTIRKANGWYLFNADLAIVEEAMAIITNEQQEIERPEHLGRLEISVTPNAPIDAAAVERYAALGVDRLILLPDPTAASEDRHRPIAVDDILRTIDLIAELSDAPRG
- a CDS encoding Type 1 glutamine amidotransferase-like domain-containing protein, whose amino-acid sequence is MRLLLTSAGVRNPSIRAALVSMLGKPVEECSALCIPTAMYGHPVLGPGEMVWKFAAGKAGERMVELGWKSMGMLELTALPSLDEDRWVPVVRDADVLLASGGDALYLAHWMRESGFADLLPSLDAVWVGMSAGSMVMTPRIGEPFVGWPSPTGDDRALGVVDFAIYPHLDNPMLPTNTMANAEAWAADLDCPSYAIDDDTAIAVVDGTVDVISEGNWRRFG
- a CDS encoding LLM class flavin-dependent oxidoreductase, which gives rise to MSQFPLSLGAHVGQQNMTMDEMRALWRRLDEAGCDWISAWDHIYEAPPAGGTLPHFEGVATLGALAADTTNARLGCLVFYVGYRNPGLLAKAAVTIDHISGGRFELGIGGGWHEWEAKAYGYDFPSVGTRLDMLDEATELITSLLTQERTTFQGTHYRAEDASCLPPPVRGHLPLWIGGVGEKRTLKTVAAKANGWNAAYIPPDEFGRLNGVLDQWCEKLGRDPGTIERSVNLMFLMGADQAGADRAEAALAAQWGPMADRVKGGAIGGLPEQAIDTVNRYLDAGADMVNIALRAPFDQEALEAYLTEVMPTVRASR
- a CDS encoding NAD(P)/FAD-dependent oxidoreductase produces the protein MNAQGTANDHPTFDAIIIGAGFGGLYALHHLRDEMGLSVRAFDGASDVGGTWWYNRYPGARVDAPSSPFYAYTFSQDLVNEWVWPETQSAQADVLAYLEHVADKFDLRKDITFDTVVADARYDEALQRWTIETDGGQQASARFLICATGALFVANTPAYPGIGDFVGEIHHTGRWPHEPVSFEGKRIGVIGTGSSGIQAIPEIAKTADHVTVFQRTPQFSLPARNQPLAEEDLDQYRQEWDTLRGSMRRRGGWPFKVSKLRASDYSFEERQARYEEMWERGGMHLAINSYTGVYSDEDLNNEIGEFVRGKIRDIVHDPETAEKLMPDYAFGTKRLILDNGYFETYNRDNVTLVDLRADPIESFTESGIRTTSGEHPIDMLVLATGFDAVSGSMLRLNPKGRDGRALRDKWSERFDNHLGMTIAGFPNLFMIHGPGAPGVFFTMPLGGELQTAWIDSCIRHLDEAGLGSIEATEAQEASWDAEINGIANRTLYPRTDSWYMGANIPGKPRQFLGHLMGSQYFDRLTQVADDGFEDFILEERR
- a CDS encoding N-acetyltransferase family protein; the protein is MLVRDATVADMARCRDLYNALIDTTTVAWTEEHQTLRQRKAWFARQTRAGHPVLVAEQAGDVVGFAAYGSFRGSGKWPGYRYTVEHTIHVDGACWGQGIGRALLQELIERGRATGVHAMVGAVDGANIESIRFHERMGFVEVARMPEVGRKFDRWLDLVLMQRIISTADGLGSAQVGAGPTT